In a genomic window of Halalkalicoccus sp. CG83:
- a CDS encoding manganese catalase family protein, whose amino-acid sequence MFYHDNELQYPVEVEEPDPAFARMLQQAIGGVEGEIRVFMQYLFQGMNQPPENQGMRMLLYETAMEELGHVEMLATAVAKNLEGAPVGLREEMSQDGAVNAAMHGYLPRQFLSAGFGAMPEDSQGNPFSTDHVYASGNLAGDLYANVTAEATGRTLATRLWEMTDDPGMKDMLSYLIARDTMHQNQWLAALQDLGDPDDAFDHLPVPDSFPQEEENQEFDYQFLSTTREPTDDPEQPWTTGDSVDGEGEFSFGRQPGGGEPELPSPDPRTYNDPTE is encoded by the coding sequence ATGTTCTATCACGATAACGAACTTCAGTACCCGGTCGAGGTGGAGGAGCCGGACCCGGCGTTCGCCAGGATGCTCCAGCAGGCGATCGGCGGCGTCGAGGGCGAGATCCGCGTGTTCATGCAGTACCTGTTCCAGGGGATGAACCAGCCGCCGGAGAACCAGGGGATGCGGATGCTGCTCTACGAGACGGCGATGGAGGAGCTCGGCCACGTCGAGATGCTCGCGACGGCGGTCGCGAAGAACCTCGAGGGCGCGCCGGTCGGCCTGCGCGAGGAGATGTCCCAGGACGGCGCGGTCAACGCCGCGATGCACGGCTACCTGCCCCGGCAGTTTCTCTCGGCGGGCTTCGGCGCGATGCCCGAGGACAGCCAGGGCAACCCGTTCAGCACGGACCACGTCTACGCGAGCGGCAACCTTGCGGGCGACCTGTACGCGAACGTGACCGCCGAGGCCACCGGGCGAACGCTCGCGACGCGGCTCTGGGAGATGACCGACGACCCGGGCATGAAGGACATGCTGTCGTACCTGATCGCCCGGGACACGATGCACCAGAACCAGTGGCTCGCCGCGCTGCAGGACCTCGGCGACCCGGACGACGCGTTCGACCACCTGCCGGTGCCCGACAGCTTCCCCCAGGAGGAGGAGAACCAGGAGTTCGACTACCAGTTCCTCTCCACGACGAGGGAGCCGACCGACGACCCCGAGCAGCCGTGGACGACGGGCGACTCGGTCGACGGCGAGGGCGAGTTCTCGTTCGGCCGCCAGCCCGGCGGCGGCGAGCCCGAACTCCCCTCGCCGGACCCGCGGACGTACAACGACCCGACGGAGTAA
- a CDS encoding FAD binding domain-containing protein → MSVAPERPGMTDDLRVIVSGGSMGGLFAALALREAGCAVDVFERASGELESRGAGIVAQPRMMKYLKERGVADPDELTLTADRREYLERDGSLRRERADSMAFTAWDALYRRLRGAVADERYHAGRRVVGFERDGEGVTVRLEDGERRADLLVVAEGGRSSTREKLLPDVAPEHAGYVAWRGLVDESDVPADLLERFEGTFPFYEGEDGLMLGYLIPGPDGKTHEGARRLNWVWYDDVDGGRLGELLTDVRGVEHEFSVPPGALQDEVERGLRTAADERLPELFSESVRATDDPFVQTIYDLSVPRMAFDRVCLLGDAAFVARPHTAAGTEKAAADAIGLGDALAEGGDLADALADWETDRLKAGRELVAQGARMGDGYMN, encoded by the coding sequence ATGAGCGTCGCGCCCGAACGGCCGGGGATGACCGACGACCTTCGAGTGATCGTCTCCGGCGGGTCGATGGGCGGGCTGTTCGCGGCGCTCGCGCTTCGCGAGGCGGGCTGTGCGGTGGACGTCTTCGAGCGCGCGTCGGGCGAACTCGAGAGCCGCGGGGCGGGCATCGTCGCCCAGCCGCGGATGATGAAGTACCTAAAGGAGCGCGGAGTCGCGGATCCTGACGAGCTTACCCTCACTGCCGATCGCCGGGAGTACCTCGAGCGCGACGGAAGCCTCCGTCGGGAGCGCGCCGACTCGATGGCGTTCACCGCGTGGGACGCGCTCTACCGCCGGCTCCGCGGAGCGGTCGCCGACGAGCGGTACCACGCGGGACGGCGGGTGGTCGGGTTCGAGCGCGACGGGGAGGGGGTGACGGTCCGGCTCGAGGACGGCGAGCGCCGGGCGGACCTGCTGGTCGTCGCCGAGGGCGGTCGCTCCTCGACCCGGGAGAAGCTCCTCCCGGACGTCGCCCCGGAACACGCCGGCTACGTCGCGTGGCGGGGACTGGTCGACGAGAGCGACGTCCCCGCGGATCTCCTCGAGCGCTTCGAGGGGACGTTCCCCTTCTACGAGGGCGAGGACGGGCTGATGCTGGGCTACCTGATCCCCGGCCCCGACGGGAAGACCCACGAGGGCGCGCGGCGGCTCAACTGGGTCTGGTACGACGACGTGGACGGCGGACGGCTGGGCGAACTGCTAACCGACGTGCGAGGGGTGGAACACGAGTTCTCGGTGCCGCCGGGGGCCCTCCAGGACGAGGTCGAACGCGGGCTCCGAACGGCCGCCGACGAGCGGCTTCCGGAGCTCTTCTCCGAGTCGGTCCGGGCGACCGACGACCCGTTCGTCCAGACGATCTACGACCTCTCGGTCCCGCGGATGGCGTTCGACCGCGTCTGTCTGCTCGGCGACGCGGCGTTCGTCGCCCGCCCGCACACCGCCGCGGGCACCGAGAAGGCGGCCGCCGACGCGATCGGACTCGGCGATGCGCTCGCGGAGGGCGGGGACCTCGCGGACGCGCTCGCCGACTGGGAGACGGACCGGCTCAAGGCCGGGAGGGAGCTGGTCGCCCAGGGAGCACGGATGGGAGACGGCTACATGAACTGA
- a CDS encoding alpha/beta fold hydrolase: MPSLTYDEWKDAQERTTVSVDGHDLDVAYYQDGEGEGDPVVFLHGIPTCSYLWAEVVPAIAEERRVIVPDMVGYGESDMSDGFDRSIRAQEEMIDGLLEGLGIDSCAFVGHDLGGGVGLRLAAHRPELVDRLVLSNAVAYDSWPIETIVDLGLPETAEETSVDELQELLEGLMENTLVDPERSEWFVEGMKTQWGSEEALVSLVRNAAATNTNHTTEIDPAGIEASTLLLWGADDEFQPIEYAERLRDDISEAELVGLEDARHWVPVDRPEEYAERLSAFLLDG; encoded by the coding sequence ATGCCATCGCTCACGTACGACGAGTGGAAGGACGCCCAGGAGCGGACGACCGTGTCGGTCGACGGACACGATCTCGACGTCGCGTACTACCAAGACGGCGAGGGAGAGGGCGATCCCGTGGTGTTCCTCCACGGCATCCCCACCTGTTCGTACCTCTGGGCGGAGGTCGTCCCCGCGATCGCCGAGGAGCGCCGCGTGATCGTCCCCGACATGGTGGGCTACGGCGAGTCCGACATGAGCGACGGCTTCGACCGCTCGATCCGTGCCCAGGAGGAGATGATCGACGGGCTGCTCGAGGGGCTGGGGATCGACTCGTGTGCGTTCGTCGGCCACGACCTCGGCGGCGGGGTCGGACTACGCCTCGCCGCCCACCGACCCGAGCTGGTCGACCGGCTGGTGCTCTCGAACGCCGTCGCGTACGACTCCTGGCCGATCGAGACCATCGTCGACCTCGGCCTCCCGGAGACGGCCGAGGAGACGAGCGTCGACGAGCTCCAGGAGCTGCTCGAGGGGCTGATGGAGAACACCCTGGTCGATCCCGAGCGCAGCGAGTGGTTCGTCGAGGGGATGAAGACCCAGTGGGGCTCCGAGGAGGCGCTCGTCTCGCTGGTGCGAAACGCCGCGGCGACCAACACCAACCACACCACCGAGATCGATCCGGCCGGGATCGAGGCTTCGACGCTCCTGCTCTGGGGCGCCGACGACGAGTTCCAGCCGATCGAGTACGCCGAGCGACTGCGTGACGACATCTCCGAGGCGGAGCTGGTGGGACTCGAGGACGCGAGACACTGGGTGCCCGTCGATCGTCCCGAGGAGTACGCCGAGCGGCTCTCGGCGTTCCTCCTCGACGGCTAA
- a CDS encoding WD40/YVTN/BNR-like repeat-containing protein: MNVPSTEQSRRTVLKMTVAGALAGTVPSTSLAQEGDWTETDVPTESGLASAANSLFGPVAVGDGGTLISRTIAGWETLLETGPTTESNPLNDAAVTDDGEHVWFAGGSGVIGQYDIVEHELTDYSAPGVEEEDGSINEMTSTWEALDVAGDAGEEQVVLANGSGEVLAGEKTAEGGMDWGTVVEPGSGTTITGVSLYEVGSGFVCDTEGAVYETKDGGESWTEIGIYADDTALQDVSAVAGDDATTVGESGSVFEYNGVGWEEIDVGEEAVLAVFRDGQEGLAAGGSGFVYERTEEDDWEQLETPAESDLRGVTLNDTDQEFPDVAVGAGPTAIERGEYVALPQSITLSNDVSATIEYRIEIEGEAEAVDADADVEDGTVTGALEGGDTHEFAFDGRIVDFEVTQGPLPQLTVEVNGVEVTPLRLADLSWRAADSPVGSVLGGVAATSAPIAVGEGGVVLRREDDTWFAIEDDGPTGNSSALLDAAATDDGEAGWIAGSSGVIARYDVEADEFEDYSAPMEMTSTWEAVAVGGDADEERLVFANGSGEVLSGRYDGETVEWGEAVKPGGGSSVGGAAFLDESTVYVTDTNSMVYRSDDGGERWESIGVDGASVALYDVAASAEDDVSATGGDGSVFRYNGAVWTKNDAGEESLFGIDRDLDYGIAVGGSGSALTRRLYRWEEDETPTDATLQDVVFTDDFLEIAVGEDGTILERDRD, translated from the coding sequence ATGAACGTACCATCCACTGAGCAGTCACGACGAACGGTACTGAAAATGACCGTCGCCGGCGCGCTCGCCGGAACGGTACCGTCGACGAGCCTCGCACAGGAGGGCGACTGGACGGAGACGGACGTCCCGACCGAGAGCGGACTCGCCAGCGCGGCCAACTCGCTGTTCGGTCCCGTCGCGGTCGGCGACGGGGGGACGCTCATCTCGCGGACCATCGCGGGCTGGGAGACGCTGCTCGAGACGGGCCCGACGACCGAGTCGAACCCGCTGAACGACGCAGCCGTCACCGACGACGGCGAACACGTCTGGTTCGCCGGCGGCAGCGGCGTCATCGGCCAGTACGACATCGTCGAACACGAGCTGACCGACTACTCCGCGCCCGGCGTCGAAGAGGAGGACGGCAGCATCAACGAGATGACGAGCACCTGGGAAGCACTCGACGTCGCCGGCGACGCGGGCGAGGAGCAGGTCGTGCTCGCGAACGGTTCGGGCGAGGTCCTCGCCGGTGAGAAGACCGCCGAGGGCGGCATGGACTGGGGGACGGTCGTCGAACCCGGCTCCGGAACCACCATCACGGGCGTCTCACTCTACGAGGTCGGCTCGGGCTTCGTCTGCGATACCGAGGGCGCGGTCTACGAGACGAAAGACGGCGGCGAGAGCTGGACGGAGATCGGCATCTACGCGGACGACACGGCGCTGCAGGACGTCTCCGCGGTGGCCGGCGACGATGCCACCACCGTCGGCGAGAGCGGCTCCGTCTTCGAGTACAACGGGGTCGGCTGGGAGGAGATCGACGTGGGCGAAGAGGCCGTCCTCGCCGTCTTCCGTGACGGCCAGGAGGGCCTCGCGGCCGGCGGAAGCGGATTCGTCTACGAGCGAACCGAGGAGGACGACTGGGAACAGCTCGAGACGCCGGCGGAGAGCGATCTCCGCGGCGTTACGCTCAACGATACGGACCAAGAGTTCCCCGACGTCGCCGTCGGCGCCGGCCCCACCGCGATCGAGCGGGGCGAGTACGTGGCGCTCCCCCAGAGCATCACTCTCTCGAACGACGTCTCGGCGACGATCGAGTACCGGATCGAGATCGAGGGCGAAGCCGAGGCGGTCGACGCCGATGCCGACGTCGAGGACGGAACCGTCACCGGGGCACTCGAGGGCGGCGACACCCACGAGTTCGCGTTCGACGGACGGATCGTCGACTTCGAGGTCACGCAGGGGCCGCTCCCACAGCTGACCGTCGAGGTGAACGGCGTCGAGGTCACGCCGCTTCGCCTCGCGGACCTCTCGTGGCGGGCGGCCGACTCGCCGGTCGGTAGCGTCCTCGGCGGCGTGGCCGCCACGTCCGCGCCGATCGCGGTCGGCGAGGGCGGCGTGGTCCTCCGACGCGAGGACGACACCTGGTTCGCGATCGAGGACGACGGCCCGACGGGCAACTCCAGCGCGCTGCTCGATGCGGCCGCGACCGACGACGGCGAGGCCGGATGGATCGCGGGCAGCAGCGGCGTGATCGCCCGCTACGACGTCGAGGCGGACGAGTTCGAGGACTACTCCGCGCCGATGGAGATGACGAGCACCTGGGAGGCCGTCGCGGTCGGCGGCGACGCGGACGAGGAGCGACTGGTGTTCGCGAACGGCTCGGGCGAGGTGCTCTCGGGCCGGTACGACGGCGAGACGGTCGAGTGGGGCGAGGCCGTCAAGCCGGGCGGCGGCTCGAGCGTCGGCGGGGCAGCGTTCCTCGACGAGTCGACGGTCTACGTCACCGATACGAACTCGATGGTGTATCGGAGCGACGACGGCGGGGAGAGGTGGGAGAGCATCGGCGTCGACGGTGCGAGCGTCGCGCTGTACGACGTCGCGGCCAGCGCCGAGGACGACGTGAGCGCGACCGGCGGCGACGGCTCGGTGTTCCGGTACAACGGCGCCGTCTGGACCAAGAACGACGCGGGCGAGGAGTCGCTGTTCGGGATCGATCGCGACCTCGACTACGGCATCGCGGTCGGCGGAAGCGGATCGGCCCTGACCAGGAGGCTCTACCGCTGGGAGGAGGACGAGACGCCGACCGACGCGACGCTGCAGGACGTGGTGTTCACCGACGACTTCCTCGAGATCGCCGTCGGCGAGGACGGGACGATCCTCGAGCGCGACCGGGACTGA
- the ligA gene encoding NAD-dependent DNA ligase LigA: MTTPSENGDENPYLREPPTEFEPVEELDEREAEREARQLREAIRYHDHRYYVEGDPVIADRTYDLLFQRLQDLEDSFGLQTPDSPTRQVGGEPLDELETVEHVAPMLSIQQSGDAADVREFDERMRREVDGDVEYTCEPKFDGLSIEVIYEEGVLERAATRGDGRAGDDVTENVRTIRSIPQRLRDDHPEFLAVRGEIYIPRDAFQAYNRERVERGDEPFANPRNAAAGTLRQLDPSITAERPLDCFFYDVLDSSREFTTQREELEFLETYGLKTDDRAELVSDVEEAIDYRDRLLEEREALNYEIDGVVIKLNDKAACERLGSTSRHYRWAFAYKFPARAGETAVQEVALQVGRTGRLTPVALLDPVDVGGVTVSRASLHNPAEIAEKGVNVGDLVRVERAGDVIPYVEEVIEKRSEGYFEFPDACPVCDSAIEREGPIAFCTGGLACPAQLRRSVEYYASDQGLDIEGLGGERVDQLLEAGLIEESVADLYRLEREELLELEGWGERSAENLLAELEASKEPPLAAFLSAIGIPHVGGATARELADAFGDLDAVMEASDDELEAVDEIGPVVASEIRDFFDSEQNRRVIRELREAGVEPEAREREEGDAFAGTTFVFTGSLPDRTRSEATEAIERRGGSVTSSVSGNTDYLVVGENPGTSKREDAEANDVPELDPEEFEALVETDEESSERESSNQRTLEDTFR; this comes from the coding sequence ATGACGACGCCGAGCGAGAACGGCGACGAGAACCCCTATCTGCGGGAGCCGCCGACGGAGTTCGAGCCGGTCGAGGAACTGGACGAGCGGGAGGCCGAACGCGAGGCCCGACAGTTGCGGGAGGCGATCCGGTACCACGACCACCGCTACTACGTCGAGGGCGATCCGGTCATCGCGGACCGAACCTACGACCTGCTGTTCCAACGCCTCCAGGACCTCGAGGACTCCTTCGGCCTGCAGACGCCCGACAGCCCAACGCGGCAGGTCGGCGGCGAGCCGCTCGACGAACTCGAGACCGTCGAGCACGTCGCGCCGATGCTCTCGATCCAGCAGAGCGGCGACGCGGCGGACGTCAGGGAGTTCGACGAGCGGATGCGTCGCGAAGTGGACGGGGACGTCGAGTACACCTGCGAGCCGAAGTTCGACGGCCTCTCGATCGAGGTGATCTACGAGGAGGGGGTCCTCGAGCGCGCGGCCACGAGGGGCGACGGTCGTGCGGGCGACGACGTGACCGAGAACGTCCGCACCATCCGCTCGATCCCCCAGCGGCTCCGGGATGATCATCCGGAGTTCCTCGCGGTGCGCGGCGAGATCTACATCCCGCGGGACGCGTTCCAGGCGTACAACCGCGAGCGCGTCGAGCGCGGCGACGAGCCGTTCGCGAACCCGCGAAACGCCGCCGCGGGCACACTCAGACAGCTCGATCCCTCCATTACGGCGGAACGCCCGCTCGACTGTTTCTTCTACGACGTGCTCGACTCGAGCCGGGAGTTCACCACCCAGCGAGAGGAGCTCGAGTTCCTGGAGACGTACGGGCTGAAGACCGACGATCGCGCCGAACTCGTCTCCGACGTCGAGGAGGCGATCGACTACCGCGACCGACTGCTCGAGGAACGCGAGGCGCTGAACTACGAGATCGACGGCGTGGTGATCAAGCTCAACGACAAAGCGGCCTGCGAGCGGCTGGGAAGCACCTCCCGGCACTACCGGTGGGCGTTCGCCTACAAGTTCCCGGCGCGAGCCGGCGAGACCGCCGTTCAGGAGGTCGCACTCCAGGTCGGGCGCACCGGACGGCTCACGCCGGTCGCGCTGCTCGATCCCGTCGACGTCGGCGGCGTGACCGTCTCGCGTGCGAGCCTCCACAACCCCGCGGAGATCGCCGAGAAGGGGGTGAACGTCGGCGACCTCGTCCGCGTCGAGCGGGCGGGCGACGTGATCCCGTACGTCGAGGAGGTGATCGAGAAGCGTTCGGAGGGATACTTCGAGTTCCCCGATGCCTGCCCCGTCTGTGACAGCGCGATCGAGCGCGAGGGCCCGATCGCCTTCTGTACCGGTGGGCTGGCCTGTCCCGCCCAGCTCCGGCGATCGGTGGAGTACTACGCGAGCGACCAGGGGTTGGACATCGAGGGGCTGGGCGGCGAACGGGTCGACCAGCTGCTCGAGGCGGGGCTGATCGAGGAGAGCGTCGCCGACCTCTACCGGCTCGAGCGCGAGGAGCTCCTCGAGCTCGAGGGGTGGGGCGAGCGGAGCGCCGAGAACCTGCTCGCAGAGCTCGAGGCGTCGAAGGAGCCCCCGCTCGCGGCCTTCCTCTCGGCGATCGGCATCCCCCACGTCGGCGGGGCGACTGCCCGCGAACTCGCGGACGCGTTCGGTGATCTCGATGCGGTGATGGAAGCGAGCGATGACGAGCTCGAGGCGGTCGACGAGATCGGCCCCGTCGTCGCGAGCGAGATCCGCGACTTCTTCGACAGCGAACAGAACCGTCGGGTGATCCGCGAGCTCCGCGAGGCTGGCGTCGAGCCCGAGGCCCGCGAGCGCGAGGAGGGCGACGCGTTCGCAGGGACGACCTTCGTGTTCACCGGATCGCTCCCCGACCGGACGCGCAGCGAGGCCACGGAGGCGATCGAGCGCCGAGGCGGCTCGGTGACCAGCAGCGTCTCGGGCAACACCGACTACCTCGTCGTCGGCGAGAACCCGGGGACGAGCAAGCGCGAGGACGCCGAGGCGAACGACGTGCCCGAACTCGATCCGGAGGAGTTCGAGGCGTTGGTGGAGACGGACGAAGAGTCGAGCGAGCGAGAGTCGTCGAACCAGCGGACGCTCGAGGATACGTTTCGATAG
- a CDS encoding ABC transporter permease subunit — MSWQAVARKDFQDSIRSWTVLALAAVFVVLFTVPAYFLARDVGGLFAAETGEQLTSDAFISILSSLIAFFIPIVAIALAYASVAGERDSGTMKLLLSLPHSRRDVLVGKVIGRSAVIVIPVLVGFAAAAVVFLATPVSIEVGSYVAFALLSALLGVVFVALAVGISAAAATRRRAMFGNVGIYVMFSLFWGQFAEGLVNLLNEYTDLGFETLVEIQLATLLFNPTESYQSIAAILWTNDALGARLAAFGGGLAGQIYGQALEPLAWYFSNAMVALAFLAWLVVPPVLGYLVFREADL; from the coding sequence ATGAGCTGGCAGGCCGTCGCGCGGAAGGACTTCCAGGACTCGATCCGCTCGTGGACGGTGCTCGCGCTGGCGGCGGTGTTCGTCGTGCTGTTCACCGTGCCGGCGTACTTCCTCGCTCGGGACGTCGGCGGACTGTTCGCCGCCGAGACCGGCGAACAGCTCACCTCCGATGCGTTCATCAGCATCCTCTCGTCGCTGATCGCCTTCTTCATCCCGATCGTCGCGATCGCGCTGGCGTACGCCTCGGTCGCCGGCGAGCGCGACTCAGGGACGATGAAGCTGCTGCTCTCGCTGCCCCACTCACGCCGGGACGTGCTCGTCGGGAAGGTCATCGGCCGGAGCGCGGTGATCGTCATCCCCGTGCTGGTCGGCTTCGCCGCGGCGGCCGTCGTCTTCCTCGCGACGCCCGTCTCGATCGAGGTCGGCAGCTACGTCGCGTTCGCGCTGCTGTCAGCGCTGTTGGGCGTGGTCTTCGTCGCCCTCGCGGTCGGGATCAGCGCGGCCGCCGCGACCCGCCGCCGGGCGATGTTCGGCAATGTCGGTATCTACGTGATGTTCTCCCTGTTCTGGGGACAGTTCGCCGAGGGGCTCGTCAACCTGCTGAACGAGTACACCGACCTCGGCTTCGAGACGCTCGTCGAGATCCAGCTCGCGACGCTGCTGTTCAACCCCACCGAGTCCTACCAGTCGATCGCGGCGATCCTCTGGACGAACGACGCCCTGGGTGCTCGCCTCGCGGCCTTCGGCGGCGGCCTCGCGGGACAGATCTACGGCCAGGCGCTCGAACCCCTCGCGTGGTACTTCTCGAACGCGATGGTGGCGCTCGCCTTCCTCGCCTGGCTGGTGGTCCCGCCGGTGCTCGGCTACCTCGTCTTCCGCGAGGCCGACCTCTAG
- a CDS encoding ABC transporter ATP-binding protein, producing MAAIELNGVSKRYDDVVAVDDLDLVVREGEVFGFLGPNGAGKSTTINMLLDFVRPSEGRIEVLGRDAREESVSVRQRTGVLPEGFGVYDRLTGRKHLEFAIESKAANDDPDALLERTGIADAADRKAGDYSKGMTQRLALAMALVGEPELLILDEPSTGLDPNGALEMREIVREEVDRGATVFFSSHVLGQVEAVCDRVGILRGGRLVAEDSVSGLREAAGTEATLRITTERLPEGAVERVRGLPGVSSVQADGTDLRVGVENGSKTSVLNALEEEGVGVRDFETEEASLEDLFRTYTEGETGEAA from the coding sequence ATGGCCGCGATCGAACTGAACGGCGTGAGCAAACGCTACGACGACGTCGTCGCGGTAGACGATCTCGACCTCGTCGTGAGGGAGGGCGAGGTCTTCGGCTTTCTGGGCCCGAACGGCGCGGGCAAGTCCACGACGATCAACATGCTCCTCGACTTCGTCCGGCCCAGCGAGGGCCGCATCGAGGTGCTCGGTCGGGACGCCCGCGAGGAGAGCGTCTCGGTCCGCCAGCGCACCGGCGTCCTTCCCGAGGGGTTCGGCGTCTACGACCGGCTCACCGGTCGAAAGCACCTCGAGTTCGCGATCGAGTCGAAGGCGGCGAACGACGACCCCGACGCGCTGCTCGAGCGGACCGGGATCGCGGACGCCGCCGACCGGAAGGCGGGCGACTACTCGAAGGGGATGACCCAGCGTCTCGCGCTCGCGATGGCGCTGGTCGGCGAGCCCGAACTCCTCATCCTCGACGAGCCCTCGACGGGGCTCGACCCCAACGGCGCCCTCGAGATGCGCGAGATCGTCCGCGAAGAGGTCGATCGCGGTGCGACGGTGTTCTTCTCGAGTCACGTCCTCGGGCAGGTCGAGGCGGTCTGTGACCGCGTGGGAATCCTCCGCGGGGGGCGGCTGGTCGCCGAGGACAGCGTCTCCGGGCTCCGGGAGGCCGCCGGAACCGAGGCGACGCTCCGGATCACGACCGAACGCCTGCCCGAGGGGGCCGTCGAGCGGGTGCGCGGGCTCCCCGGCGTCTCCTCGGTCCAGGCCGACGGCACCGACCTGCGGGTCGGCGTCGAGAACGGCTCCAAAACGTCGGTGCTGAACGCCCTCGAGGAGGAGGGCGTCGGGGTTCGTGACTTCGAGACCGAGGAGGCCTCGCTCGAGGACCTCTTTCGTACCTACACCGAGGGCGAGACGGGGGAGGCAGCATGA